The following coding sequences lie in one Myxococcus xanthus genomic window:
- the gyrA gene encoding DNA gyrase subunit A, producing MADDTTDKPASPSAPPPPDSAGELIPVNIEDEMRRSYLDYSMSVIVGRALPDVRDGLKPVHRRVLYAMNDLGNLHNRAYKKSARVVGDVIGKYHPHGDSSVYDAMVRLAQEWSLRYLLVDGQGNFGSVDGDSPAAMRYTEVRMERLAEDLLADIDKETVDFGPNYDDSLEEPLVLPSKFPNLLVNGSSGIAVGMTTNIPPHNMTEVISGTLHLIDNPGCTVRDLMEFITGPDFPTGAIITGREGIVRAYETGRGQVTIRARSDIETSKKGDREAIIFTEIPYQVNKARLIEKIAELVREKKLEGISDIRDESDRQGMRIVIELKRDAISQVVLNNLYTMTSLETTFGAVMLAIDGGQPRTLNLKEMLDRFIAHRRDVVTRRTRYELRKALARMHIVEGLLVAQDLIDLVVSLIRASKDPDEARWGLMHILSPALYEHERFVNLERIDYAKAKAQMELLVSRARNEEPSYGGLAHKYEGAGFSEGQAQNILEMRLQRLTGLQREELFRELIGLVRDIARLQDILANERSLLNVIKTELVEIRERYGDKRRTEITGAVDEMTSEDLIAEETMVVTLSHTGYIKRSPLTEYRAQKRGGRGKTGAATKEDDFVSKLFVASTHAYLMPITTKGKLYSLKVHQIPQASRTSRGKAMVNLVQFGEGERLAQVLVTRDFPENRYVFFVTKRGVVKRTDLSAFENVRSSGIIALGIDDGDELVAVMITDGSKDILLSTASGMSIRFPETEVRSMGRQAYGVKGITLEDGDEVVGADVVETDAAILTVTENGYGKRTQEAEYRQQGRGGKGIIDIKTTERNGKVVGLLQVKESDEVMIVTNGGMLIRMRVKEISVIGRNTQGVRLIALENEQEKVMAISKLPESDESEENGEAVAPVEGALPTAEASASEATDAAAPADATAEAAAPVEAVVESSPASGEGGTPGGEEPTQG from the coding sequence ATGGCTGACGACACGACTGACAAGCCGGCATCGCCCTCCGCGCCTCCTCCCCCGGACAGCGCTGGAGAGCTCATTCCCGTCAACATCGAAGACGAGATGCGCCGTTCGTATCTCGACTACTCCATGTCCGTCATCGTGGGGCGCGCGCTGCCCGACGTACGTGACGGACTCAAGCCCGTGCATCGCCGCGTGCTGTACGCGATGAATGACTTGGGCAACCTCCACAACCGGGCCTACAAGAAGTCCGCCCGCGTGGTGGGTGACGTCATCGGTAAGTACCACCCGCACGGTGACTCGTCGGTGTACGACGCCATGGTGCGCCTGGCGCAGGAGTGGAGCCTTCGCTACCTGCTGGTGGACGGCCAGGGCAACTTCGGCTCGGTGGACGGCGACTCGCCAGCGGCCATGCGCTACACGGAAGTGCGCATGGAGCGGCTGGCGGAGGACCTGCTGGCGGACATCGACAAGGAGACGGTGGACTTCGGTCCCAACTACGACGACTCGCTGGAAGAGCCGCTCGTCCTCCCGTCGAAGTTCCCCAACCTCCTGGTCAACGGCAGCAGCGGCATCGCGGTGGGCATGACCACCAACATCCCGCCGCACAACATGACCGAGGTCATCAGCGGCACGCTGCACCTCATCGACAACCCGGGCTGCACCGTCCGGGACCTGATGGAGTTCATCACCGGTCCGGACTTCCCCACCGGCGCCATCATCACCGGGCGCGAGGGCATCGTCCGCGCCTACGAGACGGGCCGCGGTCAGGTCACCATCCGGGCGCGCTCGGACATCGAGACCTCCAAGAAGGGTGACCGCGAGGCCATCATCTTCACGGAGATTCCGTACCAGGTGAACAAGGCCCGGCTCATCGAGAAGATCGCCGAGCTGGTGCGCGAGAAGAAGCTGGAGGGCATCAGCGACATCCGCGACGAGAGCGACCGCCAGGGCATGCGCATCGTCATCGAGCTCAAGCGCGATGCGATTTCGCAGGTGGTGCTCAACAACCTGTACACGATGACGTCGCTGGAGACGACCTTCGGCGCGGTGATGCTGGCCATCGACGGGGGCCAGCCGCGCACGCTCAACCTGAAGGAGATGCTGGACCGGTTCATCGCGCACCGCCGCGACGTGGTGACGCGCCGCACGCGCTACGAGCTGCGCAAGGCGCTGGCGCGCATGCACATCGTCGAAGGCCTGCTCGTCGCGCAGGACCTCATCGACCTGGTGGTCAGCCTCATCCGCGCGTCCAAGGATCCGGACGAGGCGCGCTGGGGCCTGATGCACATCCTGTCGCCCGCGCTGTACGAGCACGAGCGCTTCGTCAACCTGGAGCGCATCGACTACGCGAAGGCGAAGGCGCAGATGGAGCTGCTCGTCTCCCGCGCGCGCAACGAGGAGCCCAGCTACGGCGGCCTGGCGCACAAGTACGAGGGCGCGGGCTTCAGCGAGGGCCAGGCGCAGAACATCCTGGAGATGCGCCTGCAGCGGCTCACCGGCCTGCAGCGCGAGGAGCTGTTCCGCGAGCTGATTGGCCTGGTGCGCGACATCGCGCGGCTGCAGGACATCCTGGCCAACGAGCGCAGCCTGCTCAACGTCATCAAGACGGAGCTCGTGGAGATTCGCGAGCGCTACGGCGACAAGCGCCGCACGGAAATCACCGGTGCCGTGGATGAGATGACCAGCGAGGACCTCATCGCCGAAGAGACGATGGTGGTGACGCTGTCGCACACGGGCTACATCAAGCGCTCGCCGCTGACCGAGTACCGGGCGCAGAAGCGTGGCGGACGCGGGAAGACGGGCGCTGCGACGAAGGAAGACGATTTCGTCAGCAAGCTGTTCGTGGCCAGCACGCACGCGTACCTGATGCCCATCACCACGAAGGGCAAGCTGTACTCGCTGAAGGTGCACCAGATTCCGCAGGCCAGCCGCACGTCGCGCGGCAAGGCCATGGTGAACCTGGTGCAGTTCGGAGAGGGCGAGCGGCTGGCGCAGGTGCTGGTGACGCGTGACTTCCCGGAGAACCGCTACGTCTTCTTCGTGACGAAGCGGGGCGTGGTGAAGCGCACGGACCTGAGCGCGTTCGAGAACGTCCGCTCCAGCGGCATCATCGCGCTGGGCATCGACGACGGTGACGAACTGGTGGCGGTGATGATTACCGACGGCAGCAAGGACATCCTGCTGTCGACGGCATCGGGCATGAGCATCCGCTTCCCGGAGACGGAGGTCCGCTCCATGGGCCGCCAGGCCTACGGCGTGAAGGGAATCACGCTGGAGGACGGCGACGAGGTGGTGGGCGCCGACGTGGTGGAGACGGACGCGGCCATCCTCACGGTGACGGAGAACGGCTACGGCAAGCGGACGCAGGAGGCCGAGTACCGGCAGCAGGGCCGTGGCGGCAAGGGCATCATCGACATCAAGACCACCGAGCGGAATGGCAAGGTGGTGGGTCTGCTCCAGGTGAAGGAGTCGGACGAGGTGATGATTGTCACCAACGGCGGCATGCTCATCCGCATGCGGGTGAAGGAGATCTCCGTCATCGGCCGCAACACGCAGGGCGTGCGGCTGATTGCCCTGGAGAACGAGCAGGAGAAGGTCATGGCCATCTCCAAGCTGCCCGAGAGCGACGAGTCCGAGGAGAACGGCGAGGCGGTGGCGCCGGTCGAGGGCGCGCTGCCCACGGCGGAGGCCAGCGCCTCGGAGGCGACTGATGCCGCTGCGCCTGCGGACGCCACGGCTGAGGCCGCGGCGCCTGTGGAAGCCGTTGTCGAGTCGTCCCCGGCGTCTGGGGAGGGCGGCACCCCGGGTGGCGAGGAGCCCACGCAGGGCTGA
- a CDS encoding PfkB family carbohydrate kinase, producing MGDASLRDVLVVGSYCHDLLRHGPGRETHALGGSAAYIASVLDAMGLEYAVAAVAGEDFRYADQVRYPPRIVPGTRTTQFIADFEGEARTLRVSAKAEPIRPADITVDARVALACGVAGEVLPETLIHVSGRARHVLADAQGLIRALDDDGRVLNLRLEDTPFAGLLERLRVLKASEEEARAMDVERVRQRTCLVVTRGARGCTVFTADARIDVPTVAVEEVDATGAGDCFLAGFTLGLLRGLPFERCAALANWFGAQAVTQVGVPKLDASRLPAELR from the coding sequence ATGGGTGACGCATCCCTGCGCGATGTGCTGGTTGTAGGGAGCTACTGCCACGACCTGCTCCGGCATGGCCCCGGGCGGGAAACACATGCGCTCGGCGGGTCGGCGGCGTACATCGCGTCCGTCCTGGATGCGATGGGGCTGGAGTACGCGGTGGCCGCGGTGGCCGGCGAGGACTTCCGTTACGCGGACCAGGTCCGGTATCCGCCGCGCATCGTTCCGGGAACGCGCACCACGCAGTTCATCGCGGACTTCGAGGGAGAGGCACGGACGCTTCGCGTCAGTGCGAAGGCGGAGCCGATTCGCCCTGCGGACATCACCGTGGACGCACGCGTGGCACTGGCCTGCGGGGTGGCGGGTGAGGTGCTGCCGGAGACGCTGATCCATGTCTCTGGGCGGGCGCGGCATGTGCTGGCGGATGCGCAGGGGTTGATTCGGGCGCTCGATGATGACGGACGGGTGCTCAATCTCCGCCTGGAGGACACGCCTTTCGCGGGGCTGCTGGAGCGGCTCCGGGTGCTGAAGGCCAGCGAGGAGGAAGCCCGGGCGATGGACGTCGAGCGGGTACGTCAGCGGACGTGCCTGGTGGTGACGCGTGGGGCGCGGGGCTGCACGGTGTTCACGGCGGATGCGCGCATCGACGTGCCCACGGTTGCGGTGGAGGAAGTGGATGCCACGGGCGCGGGGGACTGCTTCCTCGCTGGCTTCACGCTGGGACTGCTGCGAGGACTGCCGTTCGAGCGCTGCGCCGCGCTGGCGAACTGGTTTGGCGCGCAGGCGGTGACGCAGGTGGGTGTGCCGAAGCTGGATGCCAGCCGGCTTCCAGCGGAACTGCGCTGA
- a CDS encoding nuclear transport factor 2 family protein, with protein sequence MPRPLVAACAAALLAAPSALAQPPATPKPPVSTPNPMKDAAERTRSALQLAPAPRPEDVRSIDSLIAALYDVISGPAGQARDWHRFRALFHPGAQMIPIRRLKDGKGPAATPFTPDDYATSAAVAFDKRGFFEKETRRQASGYGDMVQVLSAYETRETADGPVMTTGVNSLQLVFDGRRWWILNIAWTDDKAAGVPVPKDFTRK encoded by the coding sequence ATGCCGCGCCCGCTCGTCGCCGCCTGTGCCGCCGCCCTGCTCGCCGCGCCTTCCGCCCTCGCGCAGCCGCCTGCGACCCCGAAGCCTCCCGTCTCCACGCCCAACCCGATGAAGGACGCCGCCGAGCGAACCCGGAGCGCGCTCCAGCTCGCCCCCGCGCCTCGCCCCGAGGACGTGCGCTCCATCGACTCCCTCATCGCCGCGCTGTACGACGTCATCAGCGGCCCTGCAGGACAAGCGCGCGACTGGCATCGCTTCCGCGCCCTCTTCCACCCGGGCGCGCAGATGATTCCCATCCGCCGCCTGAAGGACGGCAAGGGGCCCGCGGCCACGCCCTTCACGCCGGATGACTATGCCACCTCCGCCGCTGTGGCCTTCGACAAGCGGGGGTTCTTCGAGAAGGAGACGCGCCGGCAGGCATCTGGCTATGGCGACATGGTCCAGGTGCTGAGCGCGTATGAGACGCGTGAAACCGCGGACGGGCCGGTGATGACCACGGGCGTCAACAGCTTGCAGCTCGTCTTCGATGGGCGGCGCTGGTGGATTCTCAACATCGCCTGGACGGACGACAAGGCCGCGGGGGTTCCCGTGCCGAAGGACTTCACCCGGAAGTAG
- a CDS encoding iron ABC transporter substrate-binding protein gives MVRLLLTSLVLTLASPALAAETLTVYSGRNEKLVGPLLKKFTEKTGVEVKVRYGETPQLAATLLEEGAKTPADVFFAQDAGALGALAKAGQLQALPKETLDKVDARFRSPQGVWVGTSGRARVVAYNTKKVKADTLPKSILGFTDAKWKGRLGWAPTNASFQSFVTALRLLKGDEAATQWLKGIQANAPRVYKNNSAIIEALGRGEIDAGFVNHYYLYSAKKNKADLPVANYFVAAGDPGALVNVAGVAILKGSKNTDAAKKLAAYLLDAEAQTYFAQETSEFPLVSGVKLAEGLPALDKVGSPDLDLSKLDDLRGTVKLLQDNGVL, from the coding sequence ATGGTACGACTCCTCCTGACCTCCCTGGTCCTGACCCTGGCCTCCCCCGCGCTCGCGGCGGAGACGCTCACCGTCTACTCCGGCCGCAACGAGAAGCTCGTGGGCCCGCTCCTCAAGAAGTTCACCGAGAAGACGGGGGTCGAGGTGAAGGTGCGCTACGGCGAGACGCCGCAGCTCGCCGCCACGTTGCTGGAGGAGGGCGCGAAGACGCCCGCCGACGTGTTCTTCGCGCAGGACGCGGGGGCGCTCGGCGCGCTGGCGAAGGCGGGCCAGTTGCAGGCGCTGCCCAAGGAGACGCTGGACAAGGTGGATGCGCGCTTCCGCTCGCCGCAGGGCGTGTGGGTGGGCACCAGCGGCCGGGCGCGCGTGGTGGCCTACAACACGAAGAAGGTGAAGGCGGACACGCTGCCCAAGAGCATCCTCGGCTTCACGGATGCGAAGTGGAAGGGCCGCCTGGGCTGGGCGCCCACGAACGCCTCGTTCCAGTCCTTCGTCACCGCGCTGCGGCTGCTCAAGGGCGACGAGGCCGCGACGCAGTGGCTCAAGGGCATCCAGGCCAACGCGCCGCGCGTCTACAAGAACAACTCCGCCATCATCGAGGCGCTGGGGCGCGGTGAAATCGACGCGGGCTTCGTGAACCACTACTACCTGTACTCCGCGAAGAAGAACAAAGCGGACCTGCCCGTGGCCAACTACTTCGTCGCGGCGGGTGACCCGGGCGCGCTGGTGAACGTGGCGGGCGTGGCCATCCTCAAGGGCTCGAAGAACACCGACGCGGCGAAGAAGCTGGCCGCGTACCTGCTGGACGCCGAGGCGCAGACGTACTTCGCGCAGGAGACGTCCGAGTTCCCGCTGGTGTCTGGCGTGAAGCTGGCCGAGGGCCTGCCGGCGCTCGACAAGGTGGGCTCGCCCGACCTGGACCTGTCCAAGCTGGATGACCTGCGCGGCACCGTGAAGCTGCTCCAGGACAACGGCGTCCTCTGA
- a CDS encoding ABC transporter permease, translating to MRRRAPVGLWVAGVAMAALALVPAVYLCVRAVDADADAWGLLLRDRTWGLMGRTLGLAAAVTGCAALLSLPLAWLTARTDLPGRRLWTVLLCVPLAVPTFVSGYVLLAAFGVGGALEEPLTRWGLPVPPVYGFPGALLALTVSTYPYFFLALRAGLLSQDPAWLEGARSLGLTPARAFFRITVPLLRPAFASGALLVGLYVLSDFGAVALLQYDAFSRAIYVQYEGAYDRSYAALLGLALVSVTVGVLALELWLRGRAGYHRSAKGAARASSLVRLGRWRVPALLLCGAVVAVGVGLPVGILVYWGVQGLSVESGPMMGPAWNSVSASMLGAVAAVVGALPLAFLAVRYPSRLTVALERVSYAGYALPPIVLALSLVFLGVQAVPFLYGTLVMLVLAYVVRFLPQAVGVVRASLLQLNPHLPEAAASLGQPPSGVLRRVTAPLLRPGLLAGAALVFLTAMKELPATLLLAPIGFETLATRVWGATAEGRFAEAALPALVLMAVSTLGVGLLVSQEGSSSPS from the coding sequence ATGCGCCGTCGTGCCCCGGTGGGGTTGTGGGTGGCCGGCGTGGCCATGGCCGCGCTGGCGCTGGTGCCCGCGGTGTACCTGTGCGTGCGGGCCGTGGACGCGGATGCGGACGCATGGGGCCTGCTGCTGCGAGACAGGACGTGGGGCCTGATGGGCCGCACGTTGGGGCTCGCGGCGGCGGTGACGGGCTGCGCGGCGCTGTTGTCGCTGCCGCTGGCCTGGCTCACCGCGCGCACGGACCTGCCAGGGCGCCGTCTGTGGACGGTGTTGCTGTGTGTGCCATTGGCGGTGCCCACGTTCGTCAGCGGCTACGTGCTGCTGGCGGCGTTTGGCGTGGGCGGCGCGCTGGAAGAGCCCCTGACGCGCTGGGGCCTTCCGGTGCCACCCGTGTATGGCTTTCCCGGAGCGCTGCTGGCGCTGACGGTGTCGACGTATCCGTACTTCTTCCTCGCGCTGCGCGCCGGGCTGCTGTCCCAGGACCCGGCGTGGCTGGAGGGAGCGAGGAGCCTGGGGCTCACCCCCGCCCGGGCCTTCTTCCGCATCACCGTGCCCCTGCTGCGTCCGGCCTTCGCGTCGGGCGCGCTGCTGGTGGGCCTGTACGTCCTCTCCGACTTCGGCGCGGTGGCGCTGCTGCAGTACGACGCTTTCTCGCGCGCCATCTACGTTCAGTACGAGGGCGCGTATGACCGCAGCTACGCGGCGCTGCTGGGACTGGCGCTGGTGTCCGTGACGGTGGGCGTGCTGGCCCTGGAGCTGTGGCTGCGCGGCCGTGCGGGCTACCACCGCAGCGCGAAGGGCGCCGCTCGGGCCTCCTCGCTCGTGCGGTTGGGCCGCTGGCGCGTGCCGGCGCTGCTCTTGTGCGGCGCGGTGGTGGCGGTGGGCGTGGGGCTGCCGGTGGGCATCCTCGTCTACTGGGGCGTGCAGGGGTTGTCGGTGGAGTCGGGGCCGATGATGGGGCCCGCGTGGAACTCGGTGAGTGCTTCCATGCTGGGCGCGGTGGCGGCGGTGGTGGGCGCGTTGCCGCTGGCCTTCCTCGCGGTGCGCTACCCGAGCCGCCTCACGGTGGCGCTGGAGCGCGTGTCCTACGCGGGCTATGCGCTGCCGCCCATCGTGCTGGCGCTGTCGCTCGTCTTCCTGGGCGTGCAGGCGGTGCCCTTCCTCTATGGCACCCTGGTCATGCTGGTGCTGGCCTACGTGGTGCGCTTCCTGCCGCAGGCGGTGGGCGTGGTGCGGGCGTCGCTGCTCCAGCTCAACCCGCACCTGCCGGAGGCCGCGGCGTCGCTGGGCCAGCCTCCGTCCGGCGTGCTGCGCCGGGTGACGGCGCCGCTGCTGCGGCCCGGGCTGCTTGCGGGCGCGGCGCTCGTCTTCCTCACGGCGATGAAGGAGCTTCCGGCCACGTTGCTGCTGGCGCCCATCGGCTTCGAGACGCTCGCCACGCGCGTCTGGGGCGCCACGGCCGAGGGCCGCTTCGCCGAGGCCGCGCTGCCGGCGCTGGTGCTGATGGCCGTCTCCACGCTGGGTGTGGGACTGCTGGTGTCGCAAGAGGGCAGCTCGTCCCCGAGTTAA
- a CDS encoding ABC transporter ATP-binding protein, with translation MPLLSLDDITLRYSSSGTAAVDGLSLAVEPGEVLALLGPSGCGKTTTLRLVAGFERPNSGTVTLEGRTLASPGAFVPPEQRSVGMVFQDYALFPHLSVVENVAFGLTAMPRQEARARASNMLKLFGLEGFESRMPHALSGGQQQRVALARALAPGPRVLLLDEPFSSLDSALRASTRMEVRRVLKSLGATVMLVTHDQQEAMAFADRLAVMRAGKVEQVGTPEAVYATPRTAFVAYFLGGTNLLPGVGFGNGARTLLGILPVTGAPAKGNVLLSLRPEAMRLVPDTDGVALGGALRAEVLAREFQGPAAEFTVACNGLELTVRGAPDLPLRAGDRARLEVVGRAMVLEDTPD, from the coding sequence ATGCCTCTGCTTTCGCTCGACGACATCACCCTTCGTTATTCCTCCAGCGGTACCGCCGCGGTGGACGGCCTGTCCCTGGCGGTGGAGCCCGGCGAAGTGCTGGCGCTGCTGGGCCCGTCGGGGTGTGGCAAGACGACGACGCTACGGCTGGTCGCGGGCTTCGAGCGCCCCAACAGCGGCACCGTCACGTTGGAGGGCCGCACCCTGGCCAGCCCTGGCGCCTTCGTGCCGCCCGAGCAGCGCAGCGTGGGCATGGTGTTCCAGGACTACGCGCTCTTTCCGCACCTGTCCGTGGTGGAGAACGTGGCCTTCGGCCTCACCGCGATGCCGCGTCAGGAAGCCCGCGCCCGCGCGAGCAACATGCTGAAGCTCTTCGGCCTGGAGGGCTTCGAGTCGCGCATGCCACACGCGCTCTCGGGCGGACAGCAGCAGCGCGTGGCGCTGGCCCGGGCGCTGGCTCCCGGGCCTCGGGTGCTGCTGTTGGACGAGCCCTTCTCCAGCCTGGACAGCGCGCTGCGGGCCTCCACGCGGATGGAGGTCCGGCGGGTGCTGAAGTCGCTGGGGGCCACGGTGATGCTCGTCACGCATGACCAGCAGGAAGCCATGGCCTTCGCGGACCGGCTGGCGGTGATGCGGGCGGGCAAGGTGGAGCAGGTGGGCACACCGGAGGCCGTCTACGCCACGCCGCGCACGGCCTTCGTGGCGTACTTCCTGGGCGGCACCAACCTGCTGCCGGGTGTGGGCTTCGGCAATGGCGCCCGGACGCTGCTTGGCATCCTTCCGGTGACGGGCGCGCCAGCGAAGGGCAACGTGCTGCTGTCGCTGCGTCCAGAGGCGATGCGACTGGTGCCGGACACGGATGGCGTCGCGTTGGGCGGCGCGCTGCGAGCGGAGGTGTTGGCGCGCGAGTTCCAGGGCCCCGCCGCCGAGTTCACCGTGGCGTGCAACGGCCTGGAGCTCACCGTGCGCGGCGCGCCGGACCTGCCGCTGCGCGCGGGTGACCGGGCGCGGCTGGAGGTGGTGGGGCGGGCAATGGTGTTGGAGGACACTCCGGACTGA
- a CDS encoding YkvA family protein, with the protein MGSRFFRYVRDPHVALWRKLAGVMAVVYFLSPVDALPDVIPVLGWLDDLGVLSAAAFFMVREVQRHQIVIPGEAAQPGVAAPARSKTV; encoded by the coding sequence ATGGGGAGCCGTTTTTTCCGGTACGTGCGCGACCCGCACGTAGCGCTCTGGCGGAAGCTCGCTGGCGTGATGGCGGTGGTCTACTTCCTGTCGCCCGTGGACGCGCTGCCGGACGTGATTCCGGTACTCGGCTGGTTGGATGACCTGGGCGTGCTGTCCGCCGCCGCCTTCTTCATGGTGCGCGAGGTGCAGCGCCACCAGATTGTCATCCCGGGAGAGGCTGCGCAGCCGGGTGTCGCCGCCCCGGCGCGCAGCAAGACGGTCTGA
- a CDS encoding SDR family oxidoreductase, producing the protein MSGSQGSVVLITGASSGIGKACAELLSARGHTVYGTSRRPVEAARLGYRMLELDVTQDDSVQRAVETVLSREGRIDVVVNNAGHALAGAAEDTSIEEARAQLDANFLGALRVCKAVLPSMRERRSGRIIQVSSLGGQVGLPFQSLYSASKFALEGFTEALRQEVAEFGIEATLVQPGDVRTQLTQNRVCVAKAGAGSVYQERFEAVLKAIENGEREGLAAEDVARKVLEVMERGAPRVRYPVAQLAQRVAVVAKAVLPSRTFEQILMSIYGLRRR; encoded by the coding sequence ATGTCCGGTTCGCAGGGAAGTGTCGTTCTCATCACCGGTGCGTCGTCCGGCATCGGCAAGGCGTGCGCGGAGCTGCTGAGCGCGCGTGGCCACACCGTCTACGGCACCAGCCGCCGTCCCGTGGAGGCCGCGCGGCTGGGCTACCGGATGCTGGAGCTGGACGTCACCCAGGATGACTCCGTGCAGCGGGCCGTGGAGACGGTGCTGTCGCGTGAGGGCCGCATCGACGTGGTGGTGAACAATGCGGGTCATGCGCTCGCGGGCGCCGCCGAGGACACCTCCATCGAAGAAGCGCGCGCGCAGTTGGACGCCAACTTCCTGGGCGCGCTGCGAGTGTGCAAGGCGGTGCTGCCTTCAATGCGCGAGCGGCGCTCTGGCCGCATCATCCAGGTCAGCTCCCTGGGCGGGCAGGTGGGGTTGCCCTTCCAGTCGCTCTACAGCGCCAGCAAGTTCGCCCTGGAGGGCTTCACCGAGGCGCTGCGCCAGGAGGTGGCCGAGTTCGGCATCGAGGCGACGCTGGTGCAGCCCGGAGACGTGCGGACGCAGCTCACCCAGAACCGCGTGTGTGTCGCGAAGGCGGGCGCGGGCTCCGTGTACCAGGAGCGCTTCGAGGCCGTGCTGAAAGCCATCGAGAACGGCGAGCGCGAGGGACTCGCCGCCGAGGACGTGGCGAGGAAGGTGCTGGAGGTGATGGAGCGCGGAGCGCCTCGCGTGCGCTACCCGGTGGCCCAGCTGGCGCAGCGCGTGGCGGTGGTGGCGAAGGCCGTGCTGCCCTCGCGCACCTTCGAGCAGATCCTCATGTCCATCTACGGCCTGCGCCGCCGCTGA